The nucleotide window TCGTCGGTGTCGATGTCGGCCCCGGGCGGTAACTCGACGCTGCCGTCGAGGGCGAGTGCACGGCCCGGGAACACCGTCTCGAAACCCTCGCGGAACTCCCGGAAGCGGTCGATCTGGACCTCGATTCGCCCGTCGGTGACGCGGACGGCGACGTCGCTGGCGGTCGCCCCGGGCGCGTCGACGACGGCGAGATAGGCCTCGTCGCTTTCGAGGAGGTCGGCGGGGAGCGGGCGGTGGCGCTGAGCCTCTGAGATCGCACGACCGATCGACTGGCTGACCTGGTGGCCGATCGACCGGGCGAGATCGCGTGGGTTCGTCATGGCGGGCGCTACGAGCGGCGCTGTCTTATAATCCACCCTCGGCGGGGTCGCCCGCGATCACTCCCAGTCGGTGAACGCGTGGATCTCGTAGGGCTTGTTCGCGCTCCCGCCGGTCCCCTGGAACAGGCCGACGTCGACCGGGATTGGCGGCGTCGTCGCCCACCCCGAGTCCAGTCCGGCGGTCCAGAGGATCCGCCCCGATCCGAGGTCGATCGCCATGGACTCGCGGTGGGTGTCGTACCCGCCCGCGTAGACGGTGCCACCGCCGATGGTCGGCGCGGGCGGATCCTCGGCGTACCCGACCGTCTGTCGCCACTGC belongs to Halococcoides cellulosivorans and includes:
- a CDS encoding Hsp20/alpha crystallin family protein, translating into MTNPRDLARSIGHQVSQSIGRAISEAQRHRPLPADLLESDEAYLAVVDAPGATASDVAVRVTDGRIEVQIDRFREFREGFETVFPGRALALDGSVELPPGADIDTDDATARLTDHGTLEIEIPKVERGTDVPIDAGDADETAADDESGFESIDDGDDDSGATGADAATDGDDAGEKSDD